One Streptomyces sp. CG4 genomic window, GCGTCGAGCGGCGGGGCGTTCCGCTCGGTCATGGCGCACCGGATGAACCACCACCTGGTGTCCGGCGGCGTGGACGACGTGGTCCGTCACCTGGCCGCCACGCTGCCCGGCCGTCCGCAGGAGTGGTGCGCGGAGCTGCTGGAGATCGCGCAGGCACCGTATCCGGGTGGCGCGGACACCCGCCGGGAGCGCGCCCAGGGACTGGTGGCGGTGGACGGACCGGCGCTGCGCCGCACCGTCGACCAGCTGCTGCACGCGGTGTGGCTGTGCGAGGAGCGGACCAGGCCGACCGGAAGGGAGACCGCCCGCACCCTCGCCAAGCTGCTGGACCTGCTCTCGATCATGGAGTTCGACGGCGCCGGGCAGCTCGGCAGGACGGCCACCGACTGGAGCGGCCTCGCGGAGAACGAGCAGCCGCTGCTGCGCTGCGCCTGCACCGATCAGCTCGGGCGAAGGAGGTAACGGCGTGCCCAGATGGCAGAAGATCCTCTACACGCTGGTGGTGACGGCGGCGGTCGTGGCCGGGAGCCTGTTCGGCTGGTCCGTCCTCAGCAGGCCGGACACCTGCGCCGAGGGGGTCGAACGGATCGACGGCGAGTGCATCGGGGTCAACGGAGCGGGCTACGACTTCGGCACACCGGAGATCGGCGACGTGGCCCGGGCCATCGCCCAGGAGAACGCGAAGATCGCAGGTCAGCCCCATGTGACGGTGGCGATGATGCTGCCGCTTCACTCGGACGTGGCGGCGGCGCGGCGGGAGATGCGCAGCGATCTGCAGGGGGCGTATCTGGGACAGCTGGAGGCCAATGAGGGCGAGGGGGAGCCGCCGAGGATCCGGCTGGTGCTGGCCAACCCCGGGCGGGACTACGGCCACCAGTCGAACGTCGTGGACACCTTGGTGCGCATGGCCGACTCGCCCAAGGACCAGCTGCGCGCCGTCACGGGATTCAACCTCAGCCTCGATGCCACGGAGGCCGCCGTCAGACGGCTGACGGACCACAGGATTCCGGTGCTCGCCTCCCGGATCACCGGAGACCGGATCGCGAACCAGGACGGGGCGGACGGGATGGCGAAGCCGCAGTTCCCCGGCCTGGCCCGGATCATCCCCACCAATCACGACGTGGCCCAGGCACTGGCCAACTTCAACGGCGCACAGGGCCGCGAGAACCGCAGGACGGTGCTGGTCTACGACAGGCGCCCGGACAGCTACGACGAGTCGTTGGCGAAGGCGTTCAGCGGGATCAAGGAGACGGGGCCGCCCGGTCCCGACGCGATGCCCTACACCTCCCCGGCGATCGACGAACCGGGCTCGACCGGCAACCAGTTCACCCAGATCGCCAACAACATCTGCGACTCCGAGGCCGACACGGTCTACTTCGCGGGGCGTACGCTCCATCTGCGACTGTTCGCGCTGAAGCTCGCTCAGATGGACTGCACCAACCGGCACTACACCATCATCAGCGGCTCCGACGCCGCCTCGCTGCGACAGAACATGACGGACCAGGACTGGGCACAGCTGCGCGGCGCGGACGGCAAGGCGAAGGTGACCGTCCAGTACGCCGCTCCCGCGCATCCGGACGCCTGGGGTGCCGAACTGGCCACCTGGACCCAGCAGTTCCGGACGACCCACCACCGCAAGCCCACCGAGGACGAACTCCCCCAGTACCTCACCGAGCCCCGTGCTGCCCTGGACAACCTGAACAGACTGATGCAGAGCACCCTCCACCAGGGGACGAAACTCGGCTCCACCCCCAACCTGGAGGACTCCCGGACGATGCTCGTGTACGACGGCCTGGTCACCATCGGCACGGCACTGCACCAGGTACAGAGCGGCGACGCGGAGAAGGTGCCCGGCCTGGAAGACGTGGGCGGCGAATGGCCGCAACTCCAGTCCCGGCACCGGGTGCAGGGCACGAGCGGCCTGATCTGCCTGACCAGCGGCGGAAACCCGTACGACAAACCGGTCGCGGTGGTCGAGCTGGACCCGGGCCGGCAGGGCCCGGGCAGGCTCCGGTTCGTCGGCCTCGGCTGGCCCACCGGCCAGGAACAACCGAAGAACTGCGTCATCCCCAGCCGAACCCCCTGAGAAGACCGAACCGGCATGCCTCATCTCCCGGACTGGACGCCTGTGCTGGGCTTCGGGGCTCTGGCACTGGTGGCCGGCGTGACGGGAGTCGTGCTGATGCGGCTCGGGCACGGAGCCATCGTGGCCGTCCAGCTGGCGCTCCGCGCCATTCTGACGGGCTGTGCGCCGGCCACCTGGCCCTGACCGACTGCTGGGTCGTCGGCACGCCGGAGGCACGCCGGGCTTGATCCCTGTCTCCCCCCACCGCCGGCCGCACCCCCGTGACGGCCGGCAGTGGGGAAAGTGCCCGGCAAACGAGGCGGCATCACTATGTCTCTATTGAATGGGCAATTGCAACCCGCTTATTTCGCTTCTCATCTCGCGAGAAATTTAAGGTTGAACTTTCTTGCTGAGCGAGAAATGGGCCGCTGTTTCTCACCTTGCGAGAAAGATGCATAGGGCACGATACCCAAGTCAGGGGCGTGACAGGGATGTCCTAGCCTGTCGTGGGTACAGGTCCGGCCTTGCATCGATAGGAGTGCTGTGCGCGCCATTGTCATGAGGGAATTCGGCGGCCCTGAGGTCTTGCGACTGGAAGAGGTCCCCGACCCCGAGCCCGCACGCGGAGAAAACCTGCTGGATGTGCGGCTGGCGGGTGTCAACTACGCGGATGTCCATGTCCGGGGCAACACCTACCTCGCGCCGGTCGAGCTGCCCTACGTCCCCGGCAACGAGGTCGTCGGCACCACGGCGGACGGCAAGCGCGTCGTGGCGCTGACCCGGGGCGGCGGCTACGCCCAGAAGGTGTCCGTTCACCGCAGGCTGCAATGGGAGGTTCCCGACGAGGTCACCGACGAACAGGCGGTGCCGCTGGCCCTGCAGGGGAACAGCGCGTACCACCTCCTCTTCACGGTCGCCCAGATCACCAAGGGGCAGATCGTCGTCATCCCCGCCGCGGCCGGCGGCGTCGGCACACTGGCCGTTCAGCTGGCGCACCGGGCCGGCGCCCGGGTCATCGCGCTCGCCGGCACGGAGGAGAAGCGCCGGCTGGCCCTGGAGCTGGGGGCGACGGCTGCCGTCGACTCCTGTGCCGAGGACGGCCTGACCGAGCGGATCCTCGATGCGGCGGGCGGCCCGGTACACGCCGCGCTGGAGATGACCGGCGGCACGACGCTGCAGCAGACCCTCGACGCGGTCGGCCCGCGCGGCAGGCTCGTCGTGTACGGATTCGCCGGCGGGCAGCTCGCCGACGTCCCCGTGCACACCCTGCTCCAGAAGTCCATCACCGTCGCCGGCTTCTGGCTCCCGCACCTGTACTCCGACCGGACGCTCCCGCTGGCCGCGTCCATGAGGCAGCTCTTCGACGCCGTGGCCAACGGCTCGCTCAAGATCGTGACCGGCGGGGTGCACCCGCTCGCCGACGCGGCGAAGGTGCACGAGATGCTCAACAGTCGTACGGGAACGGGCAAGTTCAGTCTCGACCCCACCACGTAATAGTCTTGTACCCCCGTACGAGGTGGTACCGGCGACCGGGTACCACCGAAGCCCAGGAGGACGGGCACGGGCGCACTGAAGGGGGTACGGGCTGATGAGTGGACAGCGTGGAACCGGGACCAGCTACGCCGACCGCTTCATGCGGGTGCAGCAGGCGTTCATCACGCTGGGCCCCGGTGCCCACCGGCTGTCCGAGATCGCCAAGACCGCCGATCTCGACGACTCCACCACCGGCCGCATGCTCACCGCCGGGACCTACAACAACACCTTCGTCCGTATCGACCGAGGCCTGTACCAGCTCGGCAGCACGGTCGGCGACCTCGGGCTCCACGCCCTCGCCGAGGACAACCTCTCCGGCAGCGAGGCCACCGAGGTCCTGCAGAGCCTGCGCAGGGCGACCGACAACGGCCTGGTCTTCCTGTACATGAGAGCCCCCTTCGGCATAGCGGGCCGACAGTGCCTGGACATGGCGGTGGGGGACTCCGACCTCGTCGAGCTCGGCATGACACCGCGCGACGTCCTGTCGGTCACGCGGTCGCTGCGCACCGGCGCCTCGGGCCGGACGATCCTCGCCTTCCTGCCCGAACAGATCCAGCGGCGGGTGGCCGCCGATCCCGTCCCGGAGGAAGCCGGTCCCGGCGTCATCCGGGAGGGCGACGAGCTGCTCGCCTCGCTCGTCGACATCCGCGACCAGGGGTACGCCCTCGGGTACCAGGAGTGCATGGCGAAGTGGAACTCCGTCGCCGCCCCCGTCCTGTGGGACGGATCGATATGGGGCGCGGTCCTGTTGCTCAAGCCCATGGACGTCATGCCCCAGGCTCCGCTGCACTACATCTACGCCACCATCACGGCGGCCGCCGGTCTCAGCCGACTCGGCGGAGCCTGGCCGGCCGACTGATCATCCACCGCACACCGCGTGTGGCGTAGCCTTCCGCCCGGTACTGGCGCATGTGCGCGAAGTACTCGTGGTTCTTGGGGAGTTGCTCCACCTGCGAACGCCGGCCCGGGAACTCTCGGGCCTGCCCCGGCAGTCCGGGATGGTCCGGGCAGTCCGGGACGGTCCGGCTGGGCTGGTTCCCCAGCGCCGGTGCCGTCCTGGTGCCCCGGGCCCCGGCCGCGCTGCCTCGGACGGACCCCGGTCTGCAGGTCATCGGCCGAGCGGGCGGCACCCCGGCGCTGGTGTGCCCTCTGCGGGTCGGCAGCCTGTACCTGGCGCTGCTCGCCTCCGCCCCGGCGTTGCGGCCACCGGCCACCGTGTCGCCCCCGCTGAAGCTGCAGACGCTGACGGAACGTGCGCTGCGGCTGGCGGTGCCCGTCGGCCCCCTCTGGCCCGCGGCGACTTCGTCGACGTGGCCGATCTGCGCGGGCAGCGCTGGATCGCCGACTCCTCCTCGGGGGAGCGCCGCGTGATGGGGGTGTGGCCCGGCCTGGACGGGCGGCCAGATCGCGCACATGGCCTGTGACTGGCCGGCCAAGCTCCAGCTGGTTGCCGCCGGTTGTGGGCTGACCACCGTACCGGAGGTCTTCACCGCCGTGGCGCTCTCCGGGCGCCGGGCGGACATGAGCACACCGCTCCCCACCCGAAGGGCCGGAAGCGGTGCGGGCCGGCAGGTGACTACACCTGTTCGGCCGTGCTCGGTACCGGTGCCAGGGAGGTGTCGGACGCGGAGGACTGTGCGGGCAGGGTCAGGCAGCGGGTCAGGCCGGCGCTCACCAGGTAGAGGCCGGCGAAGATCCACATCACGCCCTGGACGCCGAGCGGACCGAGGAAGAGGGCGACGACGGCCGGGCCGACGAACGTGCTGGCGCCCGCGCCGAGATTGAGCGCCGACATCGCCTGGCCCTTGTGCTCCGGCGCCAGTGAGGGCATCAGCGCGGACAGCGGCACATAGCCGGCGAGTGTGGCGCCGAAGAGGCTCACCAGCACCATGGCGAGGGCGAAGTTGTCGCCGGCGGCCACGGTGCCGTAGTACAGCAGGAGTGTGGTGACCGCGCAGCCCACGCCGCCGAACCAGGTGACGGTGCGCTGCCAGCCCAGGCGGTCGCCGACGAGGCCGAAGAGCAGGTTGAAGAAGATGTTGGTGGCGAACATCGCCGCCAGCAGCCGTAGCCATTCGGTCAGGGAGAAGCCCAGCGTGTCGGTGAAGAAGACCGGCAGAAAGACCAGGAAGCCGAACTGTGCCGCGGTGTTGATGGTGCGGACCACCGCGCCGACGCCGATGCGCGGGTTGCGCCAGACGATGGAGAGCGAGCCGAGCAGGGTGGCCACCGGACGCTCGCCGCTGGGCGCCAGCCGGTTCCGGCCCGTCGGCTCGCGCACCAGAAGCAGGGCGATCAGACCGCCCGCGACGACCAGGACCAGCGCGAACCACAGGGTGCGATACGTGCCCAGCCACGGCACCGTGAAGCTGGCGACCAGTGAGCCGAGCGTGGGCAGCCCGCCGGTGAACGCGAACCAGAACCAG contains:
- a CDS encoding amino acid ABC transporter substrate-binding protein yields the protein MPRWQKILYTLVVTAAVVAGSLFGWSVLSRPDTCAEGVERIDGECIGVNGAGYDFGTPEIGDVARAIAQENAKIAGQPHVTVAMMLPLHSDVAAARREMRSDLQGAYLGQLEANEGEGEPPRIRLVLANPGRDYGHQSNVVDTLVRMADSPKDQLRAVTGFNLSLDATEAAVRRLTDHRIPVLASRITGDRIANQDGADGMAKPQFPGLARIIPTNHDVAQALANFNGAQGRENRRTVLVYDRRPDSYDESLAKAFSGIKETGPPGPDAMPYTSPAIDEPGSTGNQFTQIANNICDSEADTVYFAGRTLHLRLFALKLAQMDCTNRHYTIISGSDAASLRQNMTDQDWAQLRGADGKAKVTVQYAAPAHPDAWGAELATWTQQFRTTHHRKPTEDELPQYLTEPRAALDNLNRLMQSTLHQGTKLGSTPNLEDSRTMLVYDGLVTIGTALHQVQSGDAEKVPGLEDVGGEWPQLQSRHRVQGTSGLICLTSGGNPYDKPVAVVELDPGRQGPGRLRFVGLGWPTGQEQPKNCVIPSRTP
- a CDS encoding zinc-binding alcohol dehydrogenase family protein, which encodes MRLEEVPDPEPARGENLLDVRLAGVNYADVHVRGNTYLAPVELPYVPGNEVVGTTADGKRVVALTRGGGYAQKVSVHRRLQWEVPDEVTDEQAVPLALQGNSAYHLLFTVAQITKGQIVVIPAAAGGVGTLAVQLAHRAGARVIALAGTEEKRRLALELGATAAVDSCAEDGLTERILDAAGGPVHAALEMTGGTTLQQTLDAVGPRGRLVVYGFAGGQLADVPVHTLLQKSITVAGFWLPHLYSDRTLPLAASMRQLFDAVANGSLKIVTGGVHPLADAAKVHEMLNSRTGTGKFSLDPTT
- a CDS encoding IclR family transcriptional regulator C-terminal domain-containing protein gives rise to the protein MSGQRGTGTSYADRFMRVQQAFITLGPGAHRLSEIAKTADLDDSTTGRMLTAGTYNNTFVRIDRGLYQLGSTVGDLGLHALAEDNLSGSEATEVLQSLRRATDNGLVFLYMRAPFGIAGRQCLDMAVGDSDLVELGMTPRDVLSVTRSLRTGASGRTILAFLPEQIQRRVAADPVPEEAGPGVIREGDELLASLVDIRDQGYALGYQECMAKWNSVAAPVLWDGSIWGAVLLLKPMDVMPQAPLHYIYATITAAAGLSRLGGAWPAD
- a CDS encoding MFS transporter — its product is MAAVTVPPNPHSAAAKPEPRGFPDRTGIPKALSWGFLGVLIFMIGDGVESGFLSPYLLHEGISRERVALLFTVYGVTASISAWFSGALSDLWGPRRVMMLGLGIWAALQVVFLGLAVPTHHYWLLAISYGLRGFGYPLFAYGFLVWVTAVTPRHRLDSAVGWFWFAFTGGLPTLGSLVASFTVPWLGTYRTLWFALVLVVAGGLIALLLVREPTGRNRLAPSGERPVATLLGSLSIVWRNPRIGVGAVVRTINTAAQFGFLVFLPVFFTDTLGFSLTEWLRLLAAMFATNIFFNLLFGLVGDRLGWQRTVTWFGGVGCAVTTLLLYYGTVAAGDNFALAMVLVSLFGATLAGYVPLSALMPSLAPEHKGQAMSALNLGAGASTFVGPAVVALFLGPLGVQGVMWIFAGLYLVSAGLTRCLTLPAQSSASDTSLAPVPSTAEQV